ATTCTCTAGCGGATTTCCTGTGTGAGAGGCAAGGAAGTCTTCTTTCAGATCATGAATAGCTATCAAGCTGAACTGGCCTTCAACCAGTGCAGAACAGCAGGATGAAGGGGCAATGGAAAGTTTGGGACATGAGGAATACAGGATGAGCGGATGAGACATATTTGACAGCATGGCTGTGAATAGACCTGCACTTTTGGGTCTATTTAATGTTTCAGGGTATTAAGTgtgaataattactgtaattattatttgattatactGGAAAtgtttatttcagaaaaaaaaaataagtaaaaagtaaCAAAACAGCTGCTTTGTGTttcataaaatgtcatttttagtcCACTTACTGACAAAACTTTACAAgtaaatttcatttgttaatatttgattatgaggggcgacacagtggcgcagtaggtagtgctgttgcctcatagcaagaaggtcgctggttcgagcctcagctgggtcagtggagtttgcatgttctccctgcgttcgtgtgggtttcctccgggtgctccggtttcccccacagtccaaagacatgtggtacaggtgaataggctaaattgtccgtggtgaatgagtgtgtgtggatgtttcccagagatgggttgcagctggaagggcatccactgcgtaaaatgaatgctggataagttggtggttcattccgctatagcaaccccagattaataaagggactaagccgacaagaaaatgaatgaatgaatatttgattatggattaactaacatgaaataataaacaCAATACTGTAAcagaatttatacatttttgtttaacattatttaaaacctTAATCTTAAACTGTGTAAATGCtgtattttaattagtttatgtGAGCTCATTTAATGAAAGAAAGTGAAAACAATTTGTAATAAGGGTTCATTTGTTaccattaattaatgtattagaTAATACACAAAATTTTTGTAAACCAATAAGCATTTTgtaaatcaataagcattttgtaaagtaaaacaaatgatttgttatcataaatattaaattaaactgaaacgAGTTCAATTATCTGGCAATgggcaaagtaaaataatattatttcaaatcTACAACaagataattttattttatattatttctgaaaataaaacaatgtttttacttgTCCAGAAAATGTTTTTTGGTTTATGAACTTTCCGATATttgaattataaaaataactaattaagaaaagcattttttgtacGTAACAATATATTTAACAGCATTTCTTTCTTAATTTTAGATCATGAAAATGCAGTTGTTCATTGCTCGTTCATCGTAATTGCATTAACTAAAGTAAAccatactgtaaaacccaacagtaaactttatcaaataaaataagtgtagttaactcaaaataaattctactcatttaaaaagagttttgaactaagtgttgaaggtaatgagttaattaaatacctcttcaacttaaatggagtaagttcacagtactcatataaattagtttttttttaactcaaatggtttgttgcaatcggtttcctaaaaaggtttgagttgccttaacttgttgggttatacagtactcagttggtgtgagttctcttcatttattgggttttactgtgcttaaattgcttcatttactcaaatggattaagttcacagtactcattaggattagtttttgaacttaaatggtttgttgcaatcggtttcctcaaacggtttgagttaccttaacctaTTCGGTTTTACAGTGCAATACAACTTATGATTTTACCAATATGTAGTAATGTAGTAATAAACATGAACTACAGTAAATAAATGCTTTAGAAGTATAGTTCACATATGTTCACGTTAACTGATGTTGTTAGCTAATGCAAACAAATGAACTCTCATTAAAAAGTGTTCCCATTAAACATAcatatgcataaaacatatttgaTACTGTATAGGACAAAGTATGAATTTAAGgtataatatattttacaaatgtattcatatttttttatttactgtaatatttatgACAACATGATTGACTAGACAAGCTTATCTTAAACATGAAAGATTGACATGCAGAAAGGGGAGATGATGTCATCATGATGTCATCATTATGCTTTTTATGGAATTGCAGAAACTTTATTTCTACGGAATTGCATCATTTCCATAAAACAGAATGATAATGATGTAATGATGACACATATATTGGGGACAAAATGTTATATCCACTAAAAACCACATAAACACAACTGAAAATACCtcaatttctctctctttctcatatATAGTTATTATTGACATTCTATTGTATACATATAGGTTACttctattgtattattatattattgaataaatatGAATCAACATAAAGCAATAGCGAAACCACAGCATCTTTGCTTTAAgataaaaaggggaaaaacacattttaagtaGTAATTTGCCACACATAAAATCTGACATTGATATTCAAgctatattttcacattttagtcATCTCTTGCATCACCAACCACAGTAAATTGCGgtttaaaaacaagaaaattcTCGATAAAGCTATAATTGCACTAATAATATCGTTCACATTCCACCACAGGTAGGCTGCTACACGACAACGGTGTTCTGTATTCCAACACTATCCAGAAActaaaataataagttataacGTATTTATTGTCAGGTTATTTTAGTATGAATGATATTTGAGACTTACAGGTGGAGTCCTCCATGAGGAAGGTGGTGTTTTTCTTGAGTACTCCGTGAACACGCTTCAACAGTCCCGCGCTCTCATGCACACGAGCAGCATCTTGTGCGGCGCGCTCGTGGCCAACACTACACTTTTGACAGGGGCACACAGCTCCAAATCACCGCTCTCCCGGGTCTTAGTGCTCGTTACTTAACTTGCttagcaaacaaaaaaatctttattattattattattattattattattattattattattattatcattattattgttattattattattgttgttgttgttattattattttaaaattgttattgttgttgttgttgttgttatttattgctattatttaataaatgtgcaacaaCTTGGCATTATCAGTATCTGTACATGTTCACAATACAATAAAAGAACGtgcaaaaaatggaaaaatacatacataaatattaacattacatagggataaaatatataaataaataacaaagcataacaaaataaatgaaaggggCTAGGGTTTTTcctgttgtttatattgttttataaaatacattataaaagattaattgcactttttgtttacattttcatCAGGGTCTTACTTAAGAAAGAATCATTATAAAGAATTATAAGAATCATTATAAAAGGTACAAAACATTGGTTTCGCCttcaaatgtttagatttttgtatgtagaatttcacaaatatgaggATGTTATTGATTAAGGAGGCATTTGTTTTACTGTCAATTAGATAATATCATTTACAGTGAAGATCCCAATGAGCTTAACGACTAATTACAGAAGTAAACGTCATCTATAGTGCATTaattaacagttattttataattagcaggagcggatttaaccaataagcaaggtaagggGGCAcatagggccccaggaaattggGACCCCCAACAAATATcaagaagtataaattatacctataaactattaataacatcgttttctaccctattttgtatggtgagagttaaacaaacacaattttaacgtaattaaatattaattaatatacaatcaaatatgacattattataataatgtaatgttatgtaataataataatattacaaaacaaaatattcatcatggagcagtccagcagtcaaatttataaaatatttatatatttattatttttagttgtaaattattttaagaaaactaaacatttaaaatgtagagattacATTATTTGAACAATTAGCATGTTGAAAATtgattgagtgatataaaaaaacagcaatataaataaatattaaataaaagtagaaggGTTCATTTCCAGACTTGGGCCCTatatggctggaattgcttagggccccaaaatcccTAAATCAGCCCCTGATAATTAGTGTATTTTGAGAGGACTACACATCTGTTCATTGCAACATTAAAGTAAAAAGCTTGCCCTTTCAGTATTTGAATATGCTACATGGTAAATTATGCTGTCATGCGAGAAAACAAGCATTTGTTTGGTGTTTGGAACTATAGGACAATAGTTAATAACCATATTGTTTTGAATCAAAGCAACATCAGCATTATTACTGAGAAGCCAGAGATTGTGGCTGATGCTAAAGTTTAGCTCCATCCAGAGGTTGAATGCAGTATTAGACATCAAAATCACAGATTTGACACTTTCTCTGAATATAGGCTGCATTAGTGCCCCCAGTCACTTTTTGAGAAGCGATTTTTTTAATGATCATAAGCTATGAaccagctacactgtaaaaaaagttgaaaagttGACTTTCTTTTAGTtgaagttgactttaaaaagttgaagttcttttttacagtgtatgagaaGAAACATCACATCACAAGCTTATATTAGAAACAAAAAGTATATGAATATCAGTAATAAAGACGAAATGTACTGAACAATGAAGGAAAGAACTACAGATGAATAAAATCTACACTGAAATATCAAATTGAATTTAAAGTTTGTTGTTCTATAGTAACAGTACATTTCTGGTGTATttctaaatatgcatatataaatatgtacaggGCGCAAAGGGTAGCAtaatttcctcacagcaagaaggttgctggttcgagccccgactgggtcagttggcatttctgtgtagagtttgcatattctccccatgcttgcgtgggtttcctttgggtgctccggtttcccccacaagtccaaagacgtggtataggtgaattgggtaagctaaattgtccgtagtgtatgtgtgtgaatgggtatgtatggatgtttccctgtgatgggttgtagctggaagggcatctgctgcacaaaaaatatgctggataagttggtggttcattccactgtggtgaccccagattaataaagggactaagccgaaaagaaaatgagttaatgaataaatatttacaaataataataataataataataataattccttacatttatatagtgcttttctggacactcaaagcgctttacacatttggggaaatctcctcattcaccaccagtgtgcagcatccacctggatgacgctacggcagccatattgcgccagaccacagaccactcaccagctgattggtgattggctgattataagaATGCAGAGTGAGTTTAGGATCTGTTATGACACACTTAATTGCTCACTGTGACTCTCTGATTGGTTGATTTCCTTTGCAGCCTCATGGAAAACTTTCTGAATTTCCTtatcaatatatttaaaataatttgaaatagTGTAAATAGATGAGTTCAATaagcacacacaaactcacaactGATCTGTCTGTAAATGattgtaaattattaaatttggtaattaattaataatcattGTGATTACATTGATTTGGGAAAGAAAAATTATTCACTGGTGATAATATCTAAtctaaaatgtcaaattttcTAATCTGCATATTAACACTATCTAAAAGGatgtaattaatgttaacaattaacaaataaataagagtgcgtggtggcgcagtgggtagcgctgtcgcctcacagtaacaaggtcgctggtttgagccttggctgggtcagttggcatttctatgtggagtttgcatgctgttcgcgtgggtttcctctgggtgctccagtttcccccacaagcctgaagtcatgtggtacaggtgaattaattaagctaaattgtccgtaatgtatatgtgtgaatgagagtatatgggtgtttaccagtgatgggatgcaaaaggtcatctgctgtgtaaaacatatgctggacaaattggtggttcatttgaCTGTGGCTGCattaaagctgaaaagaaaatgaatgaatgaataaataaatttgaaacatttaaacacatttaaaaacaacaattgAGACCGTTTACATTCAgactttatttgtttacattagttaacGTAAAAATTAGGCTACTTCTAAAGCATGTTTTAATAATCGTTTAGCATTTTTGCATTAAAGGTTTAactgttgatattaatatttatattgatatttatGATGCAAACTAAATATTATTTCATGGAATTGAACTAACATGAACAGAATGcttataaaatagtatttataataaaatataataaaatctatcATAGtatcttaatattattaataatgctgATTTACATTAAAGACATGAACTATTTTATTAGCCAGATAAAATGCCTACTAAACGTTGATTGTTCATCCTGAGTATGTgatatttaaaatacaacaataaataacaacCACTAATATGTACTAAAATGCACACCTTTCTACAAAGCGTTTTAACACTCAAATCTgagaatttgatttgatttaaaaacccagaaatgtcaaaagaaaaaaaatagcaagGAACCATGAAGAGCCCACCCTTTACGTTGATCTTAAGCATTATAGGTCAATCGGCTGTCAATCATCAAAAAACAGACCATCTATTGGATAGCTCAGTAAAAAATAGGTGGGTCGTGAAGTAGGTCTCCCAAACTGCTGCACATATCATCGCATCGGGGAGAAGCGCAGGATTTCCTGTGGCATTGCTGAAGTGGACGCATCCAAGTTTTACATTCGCAGAAGTACCTAGCCCACTTTCACATCCGTCGATTTAATGTCTTAACCAAAACCATCTCATCCGTACGTGCTCAAGACTACACCTCGACGTAGTTAGTCTGCAAGAAGTCATCGAAGATGTCCGAAGCCACAGTTGCCGATACTCGCCGGTTAAACTCCAAACCGCAGGATCTGACGGACGCCTACGGCCCTCCCAGCAACTTTCTGGAAATCGACGTGTACGACCCGCAGACTATAGGAGTCGGTCGTAATCGCTTCACCACCTACGAAGTCCGGATGAGGGTAGGCTGAATAACCGTAATTGTGTGTTTGTTCCGGAGAGGCTGCGGCTCGGTTCGGCCTAACATTAGTTAGCCTGAGAGCTAACATGCTAACTAACAACCCCATTCGAACTTAAAGATTGTAAAGCTTCACAAAAGAGGGTTTTAATTGATAGTACTGCTAGATTTTAGTCTAAATTCGTTTTGCTGAGTGCGCATGTCTGATTTAGGCAGTCTGGCGGATAGAGATTGAGCCAATTTAGCTGTTGTTGTCATTCTGTCATTCAGCAACATTCAACGAGTTGTTGTTTTGCATTTATgacataaaatgtataattagatGCTTTAATGTTACATTTGCATCACTTTAATAATGTAGTGTATTGGATGTATTCGAGAACGCGTATTATGTACAGTTTTACAATCGACCGATGCTAATGTAATGATTTATTCTGCGTTCTCCGTTGAAATGCAGACAAATCTTCCCATTTTTAAACTGAAGGAGTCGGTTGTCAGACGAAGATACAGCGACTTCGAGTGGCTGAAGAACGAGCTGGAAAGAGACAGCAAGGTATGACATCCTGGAGACTTGCAGGAAACATCctgcattataaaatgtaattaataacaaaTGGTTGGTAACGTTGGGACTTAAAGAAACCCTGTATGCTGTATATTTGTTAGACATGTACTTGAGATGTAAGCCTTTTCTTAATTCATTctcaaaacattcatttattcattttcttttcggcttagtctctttattattcagggttcgccacagcggaatgaactaccaacttatgaagctcgttttacacagtggatgcccttccagctgcaatagacaaaacattaaaaaacgtaTTTGTTTCTGTGTCTTAAATGTCTTCATTTACCATTATACAGCTTAGGGTTTtaattaaggctgcacaatatttcgtttcaccattgatatcgcaatgtgagtgTCTGCAATATTCACATCCCATTATATGCAATGATAAATTGGGATTATAGTCGATCATCATTTgaaaatacatgagatttgtggagtcattgctaGGGCGAGactgaatctgcggacatttttagctttttctgtgcagaattttgtaaaaaatcatcTGCAGATGTATGTGGAATTACTTTGGGAGTATCGTATCTAAAAACTtagtgtatataaaataaaaaaatacctttttaactttgaatgtttacaatgcaaatccaattagatcaatttatttggtaaacaaagcaagtctctcatataatatatctactaaaagactttacaaactgtattgtaaattaatcatatgaacattttcatatttgttaataatattactgaaattaatttaaaaactgaataaatataaatttacacaagtaaaagttTAGACTCATTGATGGGCTGCATGGGAAGATTTCATGTGGGCCTACTCACTGCATAGTATAACCATAACAGTGAAActttttcatttgcatgtgttttataggcatttcaagagagtgtAAAGCATTCGGGCACAATAACGTAAGACATTTGTTTAATGAAGAATACTTCAAATAACTTTAGAAAACTTGAAAAAACTAGAAAACTTGAAAAAATGAAGAATAGTTTTGCTGAATTATTAACACAATGAAGTctaaacagtgttattttacattacattacctgAATGCTGTTTgactaataaaaacattaagcactgtttattttacttttatacttgttttattgtaattattcttttaatttgtttatttatttattttttaatcaaatgaagtATTTTTTCACAAATAGGGTTATTCAAGCCTTCTGGTGAAAGTGTATTCATGTCataatatatatcgcagcaaaacaaaatattgcaatgtgagatttttccaatatcgtgcagccctagttttaatGTGAAACACTACTGGCAAAAAGACGTACATTTGTTTCGTCTAATGGAATATAAACGTCCTGGGTacacttttaagtgtttctttaatAACTTTTGGTTAATTTGTGTGTGTAGATTGTATATCTATATTTTATACAAtacttagtgttttttttttttttttttctcctgtacTGAACCATACAGCTCCGCTTTAGCAGCacttacaaaaacaaaagtatacagttttatttgtatcTGTGGTCtgaaattattttttacagaGAGAAATGTTCATGCATAATTTGCTTGATTGCATACAACATGGAATTAATAAAATCATGTCACTAAATAATGCGTGCACTgcaaaaacataatatttttctcgttatttttgttttgtaataagcataaactaattttaaagtaaaaagacATTTGTGATGTATAAGACATCAGCATACAATCAGTGAATTATTATCAGCATAgtcagtgcattttttttttttgtgacttgAAATACTTTGGTTTAACCTAATCcaaacaaaacatgttacaatAATGTGTATCTAATGAAGATAAAGATTTCACTGCTAATTGTGTGCCATGACCTGAATGGGGATGTTTTTAGAATTTTACTTAAAGATTGCTAAAAACAGACCGCAATAGGTTTTCCAGCAGATTGTTGATGATTTTGAGGCCTTAAAATCTATCCACAAATTTATTTAGTAGGCTAACTACGATTTTTAGAGtggaatttgttttaaaatgtatgcaatgGTTTCCTAGATTGTTGTGCCTCCATTGCCTGGAAAGGCATTGAAGAGACAGCTCCCCTTCCGTGGAGATGAGGGCATTTTTGAAGAGTCCTTCATTGAGGAGAGACGAGCTGGGCTTGAACAGTTCATCAACAGGTTA
The sequence above is drawn from the Danio aesculapii chromosome 21, fDanAes4.1, whole genome shotgun sequence genome and encodes:
- the snx12 gene encoding sorting nexin-12 isoform X1 — protein: MSEATVADTRRLNSKPQDLTDAYGPPSNFLEIDVYDPQTIGVGRNRFTTYEVRMRTNLPIFKLKESVVRRRYSDFEWLKNELERDSKIVVPPLPGKALKRQLPFRGDEGIFEESFIEERRAGLEQFINRIAGHPLAQNERCLHMFLQDESIDRNYIPGKVRQ
- the snx12 gene encoding sorting nexin-12 isoform X2, producing the protein MSEATVADTRRLNSKPQDLTDAYGPPSNFLEIDVYDPQTIGVGRNRFTTYEVRMRTNLPIFKLKESVVRRRYSDFEWLKNELERDSKIVVPPLPGKALKRQLPFRGDEGIFEESFIEERRAGLEQFINRIAGHPLAQNERCLHMFLQDESIDRNYIPGKV